Proteins encoded together in one Candidatus Lariskella endosymbiont of Epinotia ramella window:
- a CDS encoding MlaE family ABC transporter permease yields MRPNFLQMIGFLCSILSAACGRVAIFTAGVLYSVMKPPFHLRAFLRQMVEIGYYSLPVVGLTALFTGAVLALQSYTGFARINASSAVASVVALSITRELGPVLAGLMLAGRISAAIAAEIGTMRVTEQIDALYTLSTDPMKYLVVPRVLAGVLMLPILVLVADIIGVFGGYLIAAYKLGFSPEMYLINTVNILEFSDIFSGVIKACVFGFIVSLIGCFCGYFSKGGAQGVGSATTSAVVLSSIMILLANYIITGLLF; encoded by the coding sequence ATGAGACCTAATTTTCTGCAAATGATTGGATTTCTTTGTTCCATATTATCTGCGGCATGTGGTAGAGTAGCAATCTTTACTGCAGGGGTTTTATATTCTGTTATGAAGCCACCATTCCATCTTAGAGCTTTTTTAAGGCAGATGGTAGAAATCGGGTATTATTCATTGCCAGTTGTTGGTCTGACTGCACTTTTTACAGGTGCTGTACTGGCTTTGCAGAGTTACACTGGTTTTGCTAGAATAAATGCTTCAAGTGCTGTTGCTTCGGTCGTTGCACTTTCAATTACTAGAGAGCTTGGTCCTGTGCTTGCAGGATTGATGTTGGCTGGTAGAATTTCGGCAGCGATTGCAGCTGAAATAGGAACTATGCGTGTAACAGAGCAAATAGATGCGCTTTATACTCTTAGTACTGATCCAATGAAATATTTAGTGGTACCGAGGGTCTTGGCTGGAGTATTAATGCTTCCAATTTTGGTTTTGGTTGCAGACATAATAGGGGTTTTTGGTGGATATTTGATCGCAGCCTATAAATTAGGTTTCTCACCCGAGATGTATTTAATAAATACTGTTAATATACTTGAGTTTAGTGATATTTTTTCTGGGGTAATTAAGGCTTGTGTCTTTGGGTTCATAGTTTCATTGATTGGGTGTTTTTGTGGATATTTCTCAAAAGGTGGAGCTCAAGGAGTTGGCAGTGCTACAACATCTGCTGTAGTGCTATCTTCTATAATGATTTTATTAGCAAATTACATAATTACTGGATTATTATTCTAA
- a CDS encoding ABC transporter ATP-binding protein yields the protein MHSRVKIEVKGLNKTFGANHVLKNIDLDIRYEESLAVIGGSGSGKSVLLRCIAGLFIPDDGSSVTIDHEIVTYKHISQRTSFAKKFGMLFQNGALFDSLPIWQNVAFGLLRVGKFSKDEARKIAVDKLTMVELNSNIIDLYPSELSGGMQKRVALARAIATEPEIIFFDEPTSGLDPITARSITKLIKDLARHLHATTVIITHDMFCMRNISDKVAVIKDGQIIWHGNIADIEKVQNSYIQDFIAV from the coding sequence ATGCATTCAAGAGTCAAAATAGAAGTCAAAGGCTTGAATAAGACATTTGGAGCTAATCATGTTCTAAAAAATATAGATCTTGATATTAGATATGAAGAGTCGCTTGCAGTAATTGGAGGCTCAGGAAGTGGTAAATCTGTGTTGCTGAGATGTATAGCAGGCCTTTTTATTCCTGATGATGGAAGCTCCGTTACAATAGATCATGAAATTGTAACATATAAACATATATCACAACGTACCAGTTTTGCTAAAAAATTTGGTATGTTATTTCAAAATGGAGCTTTGTTTGATAGTTTGCCAATATGGCAAAATGTTGCCTTTGGTTTACTGAGAGTAGGAAAATTTAGTAAGGATGAAGCAAGAAAGATTGCTGTAGACAAGCTTACAATGGTGGAATTGAATAGTAACATAATAGATTTATATCCATCTGAGCTTTCTGGCGGAATGCAAAAGAGAGTCGCTCTTGCAAGAGCGATTGCAACTGAGCCAGAAATAATATTCTTTGATGAACCAACATCAGGTCTTGACCCAATTACCGCAAGATCAATTACTAAGTTGATTAAGGATTTAGCAAGACATCTACATGCAACAACTGTTATAATTACACATGATATGTTTTGTATGCGAAATATATCTGATAAAGTTGCTGTAATAAAAGATGGTCAAATTATTTGGCATGGCAATATAGCAGATATAGAAAAAGTTCAAAATAGCTATATACAGGATTTCATAGCAGTTTGA
- a CDS encoding CADD family putative folate metabolism protein, translated as MIMINKLIKELESLSLLKHPFYQAWNDGILNKEILADYACQYFHNVDAFPRYLSTIHSRCYDIKIRQVLLGNLVEEESGDENHPELWKRFARSLGVSDSMIESSVPYAKTKELIDGFFNICKSSVAAGIGALFAYERQIPEIAQSKIDGLCKFYNFSSSDAGLKFFYVHIEADEWHSQECAQLIEALDPSSREVAYKGAVKGAKLLWQFLDGICESEVFKRYCSVAC; from the coding sequence TTGATAATGATAAATAAGTTAATTAAGGAACTTGAAAGTTTAAGTTTGCTAAAGCATCCGTTTTACCAAGCTTGGAATGATGGTATATTAAACAAGGAAATATTAGCTGATTACGCATGTCAATATTTCCATAATGTTGATGCTTTTCCGAGATACTTAAGTACTATTCATTCTAGGTGTTACGATATCAAAATTAGACAGGTTCTGCTAGGTAATCTGGTTGAAGAGGAAAGTGGAGATGAAAATCATCCTGAGCTTTGGAAAAGATTTGCAAGAAGTCTTGGGGTTTCTGATAGCATGATTGAAAGTAGTGTTCCTTATGCGAAAACTAAAGAGTTGATTGATGGTTTTTTTAATATATGCAAAAGCTCTGTTGCGGCAGGTATAGGAGCCCTTTTTGCATATGAGAGGCAGATTCCTGAGATTGCGCAATCAAAAATTGATGGTCTTTGTAAATTTTATAACTTCTCATCTAGTGATGCTGGGTTGAAATTTTTCTATGTGCATATAGAGGCTGATGAGTGGCATTCCCAAGAGTGCGCTCAGCTTATTGAAGCTTTGGATCCGTCTTCGCGAGAAGTGGCTTATAAGGGTGCTGTAAAGGGTGCAAAGTTGCTTTGGCAGTTTCTTGATGGTATTTGTGAATCTGAGGTTTTTAAACGCTATTGTTCAGTTGCTTGTTAG
- a CDS encoding M48 family metalloprotease: protein MIIIRDDEIESFIYDIAKPIFDTAGLNSSEIQVYIVQDTTLNAFVTNNKKLFLHTGLISELDDVSALIGVIAHEAGHIAEGHFLKMSDNLIAAVQNMTLTSIAAILAGAAANSPEVTAGIILGQYNVQHRLLLSYSRTQEYAADRASAKYLAKLGVSMQPMIDLLKKIAASNDGDFYSKEGRYLATHPSSVSRINALQSFITPKKQQPVYDYKDLQRRYELLNAKLKCFAEQNNHSCNNVINGKNAEATKYANAINYYNHDDTKMVLAQIDELMRINPKSPYYNELKGDVFYKNGNFLSAVSYYKKALKLQKDSSKFVNGIRLQLAVALLAVGDKHLISKALSSIHEIVVRDSKNIEAFTQLSIAYFKLDNEYMANLALAKNAILKSDKSLAKRLLKIAECSKHSINDNKQAKIIGIDKDSLSKDLDVMEQS, encoded by the coding sequence ATGATTATAATAAGAGATGATGAAATAGAATCATTTATATATGATATTGCAAAGCCAATATTTGATACTGCAGGATTAAATAGTAGTGAAATACAGGTATATATAGTACAAGATACTACGTTAAATGCTTTTGTTACAAATAATAAAAAACTATTTTTACATACTGGTCTCATAAGTGAGCTTGATGATGTGAGCGCGTTGATAGGTGTAATAGCACATGAAGCTGGTCATATTGCTGAAGGACATTTTCTAAAAATGAGCGATAATTTAATAGCAGCCGTACAAAATATGACTCTAACTAGTATAGCAGCTATACTTGCGGGGGCTGCTGCCAATAGTCCTGAAGTAACTGCTGGAATTATTTTGGGACAATATAATGTCCAACATAGGTTGCTTCTTAGTTATTCCAGAACGCAGGAATATGCGGCAGACAGAGCTTCTGCAAAATATCTTGCAAAGCTTGGAGTCAGCATGCAGCCAATGATTGATTTACTTAAAAAAATTGCTGCGAGTAATGATGGTGATTTTTATTCAAAAGAAGGGCGGTACTTGGCAACGCATCCAAGCTCTGTTAGTAGGATTAATGCCCTGCAAAGTTTTATTACGCCTAAAAAGCAGCAACCTGTTTATGATTATAAAGATCTACAAAGACGTTATGAGCTGCTGAACGCGAAACTAAAATGTTTTGCTGAGCAAAATAACCACTCATGTAATAATGTTATAAATGGAAAAAATGCTGAAGCAACCAAGTATGCAAATGCAATCAATTATTACAATCATGACGATACAAAAATGGTATTAGCACAAATTGATGAATTAATGCGCATCAATCCAAAATCGCCATACTATAATGAATTAAAAGGTGATGTTTTTTATAAGAATGGTAACTTTTTATCTGCGGTTTCATATTATAAGAAGGCTTTAAAACTGCAGAAGGATAGCTCAAAATTTGTAAATGGTATAAGGCTTCAGCTTGCAGTAGCATTGCTTGCAGTTGGTGATAAACATTTAATAAGTAAGGCTTTAAGTTCCATCCATGAGATAGTAGTGCGAGATTCAAAAAATATTGAAGCATTCACACAACTTAGCATTGCTTATTTCAAGTTGGATAATGAATACATGGCAAATTTGGCTTTAGCAAAGAATGCTATTTTGAAGTCTGACAAAAGCTTGGCTAAACGTTTGTTGAAGATTGCAGAGTGCAGTAAGCATTCAATTAACGATAATAAACAGGCAAAAATTATTGGTATTGATAAAGATTCTTTATCTAAAGATCTTGATGTAATGGAACAGTCTTAA
- the ccmE gene encoding cytochrome c maturation protein CcmE yields the protein MDFDGQTMWLCDILQHKFYNVPNMRRSTYRKLIVISALSMVCIAVFIILKVFDDNIVFFLSPSEVYAEKSGSDKSFRVGGLVKKDCVSYLNDGAIKFVLTDNLAEITVIYNGVVPSLFREGSGAVVFGNIDYSDNIFYATELLAKHDENYKPKYKKSE from the coding sequence ATGGATTTTGACGGACAGACTATGTGGTTATGTGATATATTACAACATAAATTCTATAATGTTCCTAATATGAGGAGATCAACCTACAGAAAATTAATAGTCATTAGTGCTTTGTCGATGGTGTGTATAGCAGTATTCATAATATTGAAAGTATTTGATGATAACATAGTGTTTTTTCTATCACCATCTGAAGTATATGCGGAAAAAAGTGGCTCAGATAAAAGCTTCAGAGTTGGTGGACTTGTAAAAAAAGATTGTGTTTCTTATCTCAATGATGGAGCCATCAAATTTGTTTTAACTGATAACTTAGCGGAAATTACTGTTATATACAATGGAGTCGTGCCGAGTCTTTTTAGAGAGGGAAGTGGAGCAGTCGTCTTTGGTAACATAGATTATTCGGATAATATATTTTATGCAACTGAATTGCTTGCAAAGCATGATGAAAATTATAAGCCAAAGTACAAAAAGAGTGAGTAG
- the mfd gene encoding transcription-repair coupling factor → MTEELNELLKMQDFLISQDRQDIKSNMITGAEPFVLFQLYKKHKRILYIVEKDEIASSIEESLACFIDCSKIIRIPDSGFYPYEPISPNLIDAHLKIRALWDILQQRSNSEFIVIATINNLLQKLPPRESLIDNVLELSTKDSSKSVKFTTEYLAEAGYIRSDTAMYSGQFASRGSIIDIVSDETGHGYRIDFFGNSISGIKLFDPASQLSNKKVDKITILPMSEIVFNNKNISTFQKEYEKYFGMGSNPSHNSTISKVREYGIENWLPLFYTEAESLLEYMPKQYLCIFDNNILSKIEPLYNKIVENYNFRIATPPQELTYRPIVPSKLFLMETELKEKLENLENKTVLFTKNPSARSENTDITAVQVHLAYTNSENKTRIEKYAEYINSFIQENPYSCVLIASANITSIERIKGEFLHYGTEVLEICNIDEISLLGKKVGIIKMHVDENFTYQLDKNLILVIADHAIFPSNQHYRKNKQQKDAKRIIQELSQLQVGEPVVHSEYGLGIFKGLKELEINHVIHDFLEISYFNDDKLYLPVENFELLSKYGQTESNIQLDKLGAASWQMRKARLRERIKLAAEVLIKTAALRNESTATPINIDSQIYEKFCLGFPHTETNDQKRAIEDTLNDIASDTPMDRLICGDVGFGKTEVALRAAAAAVLGINNVQVAVVVPTTLLSRQHMSTFKKRFEGWHVSIAQLSKFTKNSEAKKIKESIKKGEVDIVIGTHALLAKDLAFKNLGLVIIDEEQHFGVEQKEKLKQLKKNAHILTLSATPIPRTLQMSIVGIKELSIIATPPVERQAVKTFVIPYDEITIKTALLNEKARNGRVFYITPRIAYLDKIALQLSKLVPDMKIAIANGKMNAKALDDIMNDFYDGKYDILLSTSIIESGLDIPSANTLIIDRADMFGLAQLYQIRGRVGRSNIPAFAYLTIQKGGKITDMAEKRLSIMQSLSELGSGMNLASYDMDIRGSGNLLGQEQSGHIKEVGIELYQTMLAEAIEALKSDPESTSIKEEWSPVINLDIAIQIPMSYIADDSLRLSLYRRISNLANHQEIESLISEMTDRFGKVPQETLNLFKVVELKQYLKDANIAQLDLGKNGMLLKFHDKDLIDHERIMSFITLRNDCKLRPDNSLFVEFVRKENHIENIEMIKELIASLTMQFVKTK, encoded by the coding sequence ATGACCGAAGAGTTAAATGAGTTACTAAAAATGCAGGATTTTTTGATTTCACAAGATAGGCAAGATATCAAATCGAATATGATAACTGGCGCTGAACCATTTGTATTATTTCAGCTATATAAGAAGCACAAACGTATATTGTACATAGTAGAAAAAGATGAAATAGCATCATCTATCGAAGAAAGCCTTGCATGCTTTATAGATTGCTCAAAAATAATCAGGATACCAGACTCAGGCTTTTATCCCTATGAACCAATTTCACCAAATCTTATCGACGCACATCTAAAAATACGTGCTCTTTGGGATATATTGCAGCAAAGATCAAACTCAGAATTCATAGTCATTGCTACGATCAATAATTTACTACAAAAACTCCCGCCAAGAGAGTCACTTATAGATAACGTACTTGAGCTTTCTACCAAAGACTCATCAAAATCCGTCAAGTTTACAACAGAGTATCTTGCAGAAGCTGGATACATTAGATCAGATACTGCAATGTATTCTGGTCAATTTGCATCGAGAGGCAGCATAATTGACATAGTATCTGATGAAACTGGCCATGGATATAGGATAGATTTCTTCGGAAACTCCATATCAGGTATAAAATTATTTGACCCAGCTTCGCAGCTGAGTAATAAAAAAGTAGACAAAATAACTATATTACCTATGAGTGAGATTGTTTTTAATAACAAGAACATCTCTACATTTCAAAAGGAGTATGAGAAATACTTCGGCATGGGCAGCAACCCATCACATAACTCAACTATTTCTAAAGTAAGGGAATACGGGATAGAGAATTGGCTACCTCTGTTTTATACAGAAGCAGAAAGTCTGCTTGAATACATGCCAAAACAATATCTCTGTATTTTTGATAACAACATACTTTCTAAAATAGAGCCTCTTTATAATAAGATAGTTGAAAATTACAATTTTAGAATAGCAACTCCACCACAGGAACTAACATACAGACCAATTGTTCCGTCTAAGCTTTTTTTGATGGAAACAGAGCTGAAAGAGAAGTTAGAAAATTTGGAGAATAAGACGGTATTATTTACCAAGAATCCAAGCGCGCGCAGTGAAAACACAGATATCACTGCTGTACAAGTGCATCTTGCATATACAAACTCGGAAAATAAGACACGCATTGAGAAATATGCAGAGTACATCAATAGCTTTATACAAGAGAATCCCTATTCATGCGTTTTAATAGCAAGTGCCAATATAACCAGCATAGAAAGAATAAAGGGAGAATTTCTGCATTATGGCACTGAAGTTTTAGAGATTTGCAACATTGATGAAATTTCATTGCTTGGAAAAAAAGTTGGCATCATAAAAATGCATGTGGATGAAAACTTCACATATCAATTAGACAAGAATCTGATATTGGTCATAGCAGATCATGCAATATTTCCATCCAATCAACATTATAGGAAGAATAAACAACAAAAAGATGCAAAACGTATTATACAAGAACTAAGTCAGCTACAAGTAGGAGAACCTGTTGTACATTCAGAATACGGCCTTGGTATATTTAAAGGGTTAAAAGAGCTTGAAATTAATCATGTTATACACGATTTTCTTGAGATATCATACTTCAATGACGATAAGCTTTACCTTCCGGTAGAAAATTTTGAACTGCTCAGTAAATACGGACAAACCGAATCAAATATACAACTCGATAAGCTCGGCGCTGCTAGTTGGCAAATGCGCAAAGCAAGACTCAGAGAGCGAATCAAACTTGCAGCGGAAGTATTAATAAAAACAGCTGCGCTTAGAAATGAATCTACAGCAACACCTATCAATATAGATAGCCAAATATATGAAAAGTTCTGCTTAGGGTTTCCTCACACCGAAACCAATGATCAAAAGCGTGCTATTGAGGATACACTAAACGATATAGCATCCGATACTCCAATGGATAGACTAATCTGCGGAGACGTTGGATTTGGGAAAACTGAGGTTGCACTAAGAGCTGCAGCTGCTGCAGTCTTGGGGATAAACAATGTACAAGTTGCAGTAGTCGTTCCAACAACGCTTTTATCAAGACAACACATGTCAACTTTCAAAAAAAGATTTGAAGGATGGCATGTATCAATAGCACAACTCTCAAAATTTACAAAAAACAGTGAAGCAAAGAAGATTAAAGAATCTATTAAGAAAGGTGAAGTTGATATAGTAATAGGCACTCATGCACTGCTTGCAAAAGATCTAGCATTCAAAAATTTAGGGCTTGTAATAATAGATGAAGAACAGCATTTTGGGGTAGAACAAAAGGAAAAACTTAAGCAACTCAAAAAGAATGCACATATTTTAACGCTTTCTGCGACACCTATACCAAGAACCCTACAAATGTCTATTGTTGGAATTAAGGAACTTAGTATTATAGCAACTCCACCAGTAGAAAGACAAGCAGTGAAGACATTTGTCATTCCATACGATGAAATAACGATTAAAACTGCTCTTCTTAACGAAAAAGCAAGAAATGGTAGAGTATTTTACATCACCCCTAGAATTGCTTATCTAGACAAAATAGCGCTGCAGTTATCAAAACTTGTGCCTGATATGAAGATTGCGATTGCAAATGGCAAGATGAATGCAAAGGCACTGGATGATATAATGAATGATTTTTATGACGGTAAATATGATATATTGCTAAGTACTTCTATCATAGAATCTGGACTTGATATCCCTTCTGCAAATACACTAATTATAGATCGCGCAGATATGTTTGGACTTGCGCAGCTCTATCAAATAAGAGGAAGAGTCGGTAGAAGTAACATACCCGCGTTTGCATATCTTACTATACAAAAAGGCGGCAAAATTACTGATATGGCAGAGAAAAGATTATCAATAATGCAATCACTAAGTGAGCTTGGATCTGGCATGAATCTCGCAAGTTATGATATGGATATTAGAGGATCTGGAAACTTACTTGGCCAGGAACAATCTGGACATATTAAAGAGGTAGGAATCGAATTATATCAAACGATGCTAGCAGAAGCTATAGAAGCACTAAAGTCAGACCCAGAAAGTACTAGTATCAAAGAGGAATGGAGTCCTGTAATTAACCTTGATATCGCAATACAAATTCCAATGTCATATATAGCTGATGATTCTCTCAGGCTTTCTTTATACCGCAGGATATCAAATTTAGCAAATCATCAAGAGATAGAATCGTTGATATCTGAAATGACTGATAGATTTGGCAAAGTCCCGCAAGAAACATTAAATCTCTTTAAAGTCGTAGAGCTGAAGCAATATCTCAAAGATGCAAATATTGCACAGCTTGACCTTGGAAAGAATGGGATGCTTTTAAAGTTTCATGATAAGGATTTAATTGATCATGAGAGGATTATGAGTTTTATTACACTACGCAATGATTGTAAATTAAGACCTGATAATTCTCTTTTTGTGGAGTTTGTACGAAAAGAAAATCATATAGAAAATATTGAGATGATAAAAGAACTCATAGCTTCGTTAACTATGCAATTTGTTAAGACAAAATGA